The following proteins are co-located in the Vigna unguiculata cultivar IT97K-499-35 chromosome 9, ASM411807v1, whole genome shotgun sequence genome:
- the LOC114163606 gene encoding uncharacterized protein LOC114163606, which yields MAGTQTDEHVSLKLVVNAETNKVYFAEAGKDFVDVLFSFMTLPLGTIARLIDKDSKMGPITLGSLNSLYHSVAHLDTQYKEMLLQPSNSAEDFCNTLKLNIDDTEPKKYFMCTAACYRSLLNDYCNTLRNCNCGRLLTHEVFLKHFSNGFVKDGTFIITDDLIVMPNSVDYATFSLFQNLGIRNPSSVKEMTINVTKEKVLDLLKCSLLSKSCLTDLLLEKKPTFQSSTFLSSRIENDSGIKFKLKLVIRKSNGKILYAQGEKDFADMLLSFLTFPMGGVVGKLGGNSSVGSIDGLYKSIADINENVYFMSKPAKNRLVDPCLLPHFKLSIKILPIPHPSIFRYYRYYEFINGICRVMILKDGEHANSDGELPEIELLYPETPIAKAEGFVKGPAMYVATDNLVVAPFSPISALNFLNRLSIPFNDLKEKDVTIGLKECLNILKASLTTTSALTNGLRHLLTEVKEEK from the exons ATGGCTGGAACTCAAACTGACGAGCATGTGTCACTGAAACTTGTAGTGAACGCAGAGACAAACAAAGTGTATTTCGCTGAAGCTGGAAAGGACTTCGTGGATGTCCTATTTAGCTTCATGACACTGCCTTTAGGAACCATTGCTAGACTCATAGACAAAGACTCCAAAATGGGACCAATCACACTTGGTTCTCTGAACTCACTCTATCATAGCGTGGCACATCTTGACACACAATACAAAGAAATGTTATTGCAACCAAGTAACTCCGCCGAGGATTTTTGCAACACTCTTAAGCTTAACATTGATGACACCGAACCCAAAAAGTACTTCATGTGTACTGCTGCATGCTACAGGAGTTTGCTTAACGATTATTGCAACACTCTTAGGAACTGTAACTGTGGACGTCTCCTGACCCATGAAGTTTTCTTGAAGCATTTCAGCAATGGATTTGTCAAAGATGGAACTTTTATCATCACCGATGATCTCATTGTCATGCCCAACTCCGTGGACTATGCAACCTTTTCCTTGTTCCAGAATTTGGGAATAAGAAATCCAAGTTCAGTGAAGGAAATGACTATAAATGTCACTAAGGAAAAG GTACTGGATTTGCTGAAGTGTTCACTTCTTTCCAAATCATGTTTGACAGATttgcttttagaaaagaaaccAACCTTTCAAAGTTCAACGTTTTTATCATCCCGTATTGAAAACGATAGTGGcatcaaattcaaattgaagcttgttataagaaaatcaaatgGAAAAATTTTGTATGCTCAGGGGGAAAAAGATTTTGCAGACATGCTTCTAAGTTTTCTGACCTTTCCTATGGGAGGAGTTGTTGGTAAGTTAGGAGGAAACAGTTCAGTTGGCAGCATTGATGGATTATACAAGAGCATAGCTGATATCAATGAAAACGTATACTTCATGTCAAAACCAGCGAAGAACAGGCTTGTTGATCCCTGCTTGCTCCCGCACTTCAAATTAAGCATTAAGATATTGCCAATTCCCCATCCAAGTATTTTCCGATATTATCGCTATTATGAATTCATTAACGGCATATGTCGAGTTATGATTTTGAAAGATGGTGAACATGCGAATAGTGATGGAGAATTACCAGAAATAGAACTATTGTATCCCGAAACACCTATAGCAAAAGCAGAAGGTTTTGTCAAAGGCCCCGCAATGTACGTGGCTACGGATAATTTGGTTGTAGCACCTTTTTCTCCAATTTCAGCTTTAAATTTTCTCAACCGTTTGAGTATTCCTTTCAACGATCTGAAGGAAAAGGATGTTACCATTGGTCTCAAGGAG TGTCTCAACATACTGAAGGCATCTCTGACAACAACATCAGCGTTGACGAATGGTCTTCGTCACTTGTTAACTGAAGTTAAGGAGGAGAAATGA